Proteins encoded in a region of the Pelmatolapia mariae isolate MD_Pm_ZW linkage group LG16_19, Pm_UMD_F_2, whole genome shotgun sequence genome:
- the ndufa10 gene encoding NADH dehydrogenase [ubiquinone] 1 alpha subcomplex subunit 10, mitochondrial gives MALRTVRLLIPTRAAAFRVVTAAQKASVHTSSVRSLRYGWWAYALGERTTPRLKQYSKIISVDGNLASGKGALAQKLADKLGMLYMPEPDTFYLDKMTGEKEPLPVDFNGMCSLEKFYTDPRAADGNSYRLQLWMYNMRLLQYSDAIEHLLTTGQGVVLERSPFSDVVFPEAMFKQGYIRKECVQHYNEIKDISICEFLPPHLVIYVDLPAEEVQKKLKQSAKSYLQNVPLPYLKSIEDGYKKTFLPKISETSELLAYDATQAQDVERVAEDIEYLKFEKGPWVEQDDVSYHHMRMLVEDKQRVATLTHIPRFLPEITIGAHDYDQKYYAYKSIPGKKYARGYNADVGDKYIWLK, from the exons ATGGCCCTGAGGACAGTTCGGCTGCTTATCCCGACGagagcagctgctttcagaGTAGTCACCGCCGCGCAGAAG GCCAGCGTTCATACAAGCTCAGTGAGAAGCCTGCGATATGGCTGGTGGGCCTACGCTCTGGGGGAGAGGACCACGCCACGGTTAAAGCAGTACAGCAAAATCATCTCTGTGGATGGCAACCTGGCCTCGGGGAAAGGAGCGCTGGCCCAGAAACTGGCTGACAAACTGG GGATGCTGTACATGCCTGAGCCTGACACTTTCTACCTGGACAAGATGACCGGGGAGAAGGAGCCGCTCCCCGTCGACTTTAATGGGATGTGCAGCCTGGAAAAGTTCTACACAGACCCCAGAGCTGCAGATGGAAACAGCTACAGGCTGCAGCTGTGGATGTACAACATGAGGCTGCTCCAGTACTCTGATGCCATCGAGCACCTGCTCACCACAG gtcAGGGAGTGGTCCTGGAGCGCTCCCCCTTCAGTGACGTGGTATTCCCGGAGGCCATGTTCAAACAGGGCTACATTAGGAAGGAGT GTGTGCAGCACTACAATGAGATCAAAGACATTAGCATCTGTGAGTTCCTGCCTCCACACCTCGTCATCTATGTGGACCTGCCAGCTGAGGAggtgcagaagaagctgaagcaGAGCGCCAAG TCCTACCTTCAAAATGTGCCTCTGCCATATCTGAAGAGCATCGAGGATGGCTACAAGAAGACTTTTCTCCCCAAAATCAG TGAGACGTCGGAGCTGCTGGCTTATGATGCAACCCAGGCTCAAGATGTTGAAAGG GTGGCAGAAGATATTGAATATTTGAAGTTTGAAAAGGGGCCGTGGGTGGAGCAGGATGATGTCAGCTACCACCACATGAGGATGCT TGTGGAAGATAAACAGAGAGTGGCAACCCTGACCCACATACCCAGGTTCCTGCCAGAGATAACCATCGGAGCACACGACTACGATCAAAAATACTACGCCTATAAGTCG ATCCCTGGGAAGAAGTACGCCCGTGGATATAACGCTGATGTTGGAGATAAATACATCTGGCTGAAGTGA